A region of Burkholderiales bacterium JOSHI_001 DNA encodes the following proteins:
- a CDS encoding ATPase component of ABC-type sugar transporter (PFAM: ABC transporter; TOBE domain): MASVSFRDVKKAYGKVQVLHGVGFDITDGEFVVLVGPSGCGKSTLLRMLAGLEDITGGEILIDGKVVNDLESKDRDIAMVFQSYALYPHMTVRDNMGFSLRLRKADAQTTAQRVDNAARILNLTALLDRTPRELSGGQRQRVAMGRAIVRDPKVFLFDEPLSNLDAKLRVAMRAEIKALHQRLKTTTVYVTHDQIEAMTMADRIVVMHDGIIEQIGTPLELFDRPGNLFVAQFIGSPAMNVFQGQVKGGQLQALGASWPLPPGTAASEGQTVHYGIRPSDLELAPQGIAAKVVVVEPTGAETELLLQVGEQQLVLVVHGRTNARPDDTVHLALDAAKAHVFDGASEKRL; encoded by the coding sequence ATGGCCTCGGTCTCATTCCGCGATGTCAAGAAGGCCTACGGCAAGGTGCAGGTGTTGCACGGCGTGGGCTTCGACATCACCGACGGTGAATTCGTCGTGCTGGTGGGCCCCAGCGGCTGCGGCAAGAGCACGCTGCTGCGCATGCTGGCGGGCCTGGAAGACATCACCGGCGGCGAAATCCTGATCGACGGCAAGGTGGTGAACGACCTGGAAAGCAAGGACCGCGACATCGCGATGGTCTTCCAGAGCTACGCCCTGTACCCGCACATGACCGTGCGCGACAACATGGGCTTCTCGCTGCGCCTGCGCAAGGCCGACGCCCAGACCACCGCACAGCGGGTGGACAACGCCGCGCGCATCCTGAACCTGACCGCGCTGCTGGACCGCACCCCGCGTGAGTTGTCCGGCGGCCAGCGCCAGCGCGTGGCCATGGGCCGCGCCATCGTGCGTGACCCCAAGGTCTTCCTGTTCGACGAGCCGCTGTCCAACCTGGACGCCAAGCTGCGCGTGGCCATGCGCGCCGAGATCAAGGCCCTGCACCAGCGCCTGAAGACAACGACGGTGTACGTCACCCACGACCAGATCGAGGCCATGACCATGGCCGACCGCATCGTGGTCATGCACGACGGCATCATCGAACAGATCGGCACGCCGCTGGAATTGTTCGACCGGCCCGGCAACCTGTTCGTGGCCCAGTTCATCGGCTCGCCGGCCATGAACGTGTTCCAAGGCCAGGTGAAGGGCGGCCAGTTGCAGGCGCTTGGTGCCAGCTGGCCGCTGCCGCCTGGCACGGCGGCCAGTGAAGGCCAGACGGTGCACTACGGGATCCGGCCCAGCGACCTGGAGCTGGCCCCGCAGGGCATTGCCGCCAAGGTGGTGGTGGTGGAGCCCACCGGGGCCGAAACCGAACTGCTGCTGCAGGTGGGCGAGCAGCAGTTGGTGCTGGTGGTGCATGGCCGCACCAACGCCCGGCCCGACGACACCGTGCACCTGGCGCTGGACGCGGCCAAGGCGCATGTGTTCGACGGTGCCAGCGAGAAGCGGCTGTAG
- a CDS encoding 4-alpha-glucanotransferase (PFAM: 4-alpha-glucanotransferase~TIGRFAM: 4-alpha-glucanotransferase) — protein sequence MRFPRRSGVLLHPTSLPGPHGSGDFGPSAYHFVDWLVAGGQRLWQILPLGEIGLGNSPYMSRSAFAGNVLLIDLGELQRRGWLGEDDLAPVPGLADQAVNFNAVLPYRMDRLQRAAARFQAQASPAERADLAAFCAAHASWLDNYALFMALVEQHSGSDWCDWPAPLARREPKALAAAREAHAERIAFWTFCQWCFFRQWGLLRAYANQRGVQIVGDAPIFIALQSAEVWARPELFELDAAGRPTVVAGVPPDAFTAEGQRWGNPLYRWPAHAAEAYAWWIERVRRTFELVDIVRIDHFRGFAAHWEIPASEPTAQKGRWVPGPGEALFRAIGQALGPLPIIAEDLGVITPDVDALRLAFKFPGICVLQFAFGPEGVSEPRFLPHRHTPDSVVHTGSHDNNTTLGWWAESGEEVRHHLREYLASDGRTVNWDLIRAACASVADTAVHPMQDVMGLGSEHRMNFPGTPEGNWTWRFHWDQVPRDAAARLRRMGELYQRL from the coding sequence ATGCGTTTTCCCCGCCGCAGCGGCGTGCTGCTGCACCCCACGTCCTTGCCCGGCCCGCACGGCTCGGGCGATTTCGGCCCCTCGGCCTACCACTTCGTGGACTGGCTGGTGGCGGGCGGCCAGCGGCTGTGGCAGATCCTGCCGCTGGGTGAAATCGGCCTGGGCAATTCGCCCTACATGAGCCGCTCGGCCTTCGCCGGCAATGTGCTGCTGATCGACCTGGGCGAACTGCAGCGGCGCGGCTGGCTCGGCGAAGACGACCTGGCGCCGGTGCCCGGCCTGGCGGACCAGGCGGTCAACTTCAACGCGGTGCTGCCCTACCGGATGGACAGGTTGCAGCGGGCGGCCGCGCGCTTCCAGGCGCAGGCCAGCCCCGCCGAGCGCGCGGACCTGGCGGCCTTCTGCGCCGCGCACGCCAGCTGGCTGGACAACTACGCCCTGTTCATGGCGCTGGTGGAACAACACAGCGGCAGCGACTGGTGCGACTGGCCTGCGCCGCTGGCCCGGCGCGAACCCAAGGCCCTGGCCGCGGCGCGCGAGGCGCATGCCGAACGCATCGCCTTCTGGACCTTCTGCCAGTGGTGCTTCTTCCGCCAATGGGGCCTGCTGCGTGCCTATGCGAATCAACGGGGCGTGCAGATCGTGGGCGACGCACCGATCTTCATCGCCCTGCAAAGTGCCGAGGTCTGGGCCCGGCCCGAGTTGTTCGAACTGGACGCTGCCGGCCGGCCTACGGTGGTGGCCGGGGTGCCGCCGGACGCCTTCACCGCCGAGGGCCAGCGCTGGGGCAACCCGCTGTACCGCTGGCCCGCGCACGCCGCCGAAGCCTACGCCTGGTGGATTGAGCGCGTGCGGCGCACCTTCGAGCTGGTGGACATCGTGCGCATCGACCACTTCCGCGGCTTCGCGGCCCATTGGGAGATTCCGGCCAGCGAGCCCACCGCGCAGAAGGGCCGCTGGGTGCCGGGGCCCGGCGAAGCGCTGTTCCGCGCCATCGGCCAGGCCCTGGGCCCGCTGCCCATCATTGCCGAAGACCTGGGCGTCATCACCCCGGACGTGGACGCGCTGCGCCTGGCCTTCAAATTCCCCGGCATCTGCGTCCTGCAGTTCGCCTTCGGCCCGGAAGGCGTGTCCGAGCCGCGCTTCCTGCCGCACCGGCACACGCCCGACAGCGTGGTGCACACCGGCAGCCACGACAACAACACCACGCTGGGCTGGTGGGCCGAGAGCGGCGAAGAGGTGCGCCACCACCTGCGCGAGTACCTGGCCAGCGATGGCCGCACGGTGAACTGGGACCTGATCCGCGCCGCCTGCGCCAGCGTGGCCGACACCGCGGTGCACCCCATGCAAGACGTGATGGGCCTGGGCAGCGAGCACCGCATGAACTTTCCCGGCACGCCCGAAGGCAACTGGACCTGGCGCTTCCACTGGGACCAGGTGCCGCGCGACGCCGCGGCCCGGCTGCGGCGCATGGGCGAGCTGTACCAGCGACTTTGA
- a CDS encoding ABC-type sugar transport system, permease component (PFAM: Binding-protein-dependent transport system inner membrane component) codes for MKWKTVATEAKLLLIGIPVFLWTIIPVYHMFLFSISERDSATSGRLWPKNPTLQNFDFVFKQKHFYLDHFWQQMWNSVVIAVAVAAITLFVSTAAAFAISRLRVRGGRTVLNLALFTYFIPAAFLAVPMYKTMGNYGLLNNQWALILAMVTIASPYCIWVLKQASDKLPWELDEAARIDGATPLQLFWMVYLPLMVPSLVAVGTYALLLAWNEYLYAFLLLSNDRSVTLAVALGNFLSADDSPWELLMTTGLIYALPPAAIYYTFKRYMVGGLTAGAVKS; via the coding sequence ATGAAATGGAAGACAGTCGCCACCGAAGCCAAATTGCTGCTCATCGGCATCCCGGTGTTCCTGTGGACCATCATCCCGGTCTACCACATGTTCCTGTTCTCGATCTCCGAGCGGGACTCGGCCACGTCCGGCCGGCTGTGGCCCAAGAACCCGACGCTGCAGAACTTCGACTTCGTCTTCAAGCAAAAGCACTTCTACCTGGACCATTTCTGGCAGCAGATGTGGAACTCGGTGGTCATCGCTGTGGCGGTGGCGGCCATCACGCTGTTCGTGTCCACCGCGGCGGCGTTTGCCATCAGCCGGCTGCGGGTGCGCGGCGGGCGCACCGTGCTGAACCTGGCGCTGTTCACCTACTTCATCCCGGCCGCCTTCCTGGCGGTGCCCATGTACAAGACCATGGGCAACTACGGCCTGCTGAACAACCAGTGGGCACTGATCCTGGCCATGGTGACCATCGCGTCGCCCTACTGCATCTGGGTGCTGAAGCAGGCCAGCGACAAGCTGCCCTGGGAACTGGACGAAGCCGCGCGCATCGACGGTGCCACGCCGCTGCAGTTGTTCTGGATGGTCTACCTGCCGCTGATGGTGCCGTCGCTGGTGGCGGTGGGCACCTACGCGCTGCTGCTGGCCTGGAACGAATACCTCTACGCCTTCCTGCTGCTGTCCAACGACCGCAGCGTGACGCTGGCGGTGGCGCTGGGCAACTTCCTGTCGGCCGACGACTCGCCCTGGGAACTGCTGATGACCACCGGCCTCATCTACGCGCTGCCCCCGGCGGCCATCTACTACACCTTCAAGCGCTACATGGTCGGCGGCCTCACGGCCGGCGCGGTGAAGAGCTGA
- a CDS encoding short-chain alcohol dehydrogenase like protein (PFAM: short chain dehydrogenase): MNQIDLKGKVAIVTGGAQGIGYATCERLLQSGAAVHLWDIDAGKLAEAQGTLKALGPVSGQVVELTDDAAVAQATAATQAQLGRIDVLVNNAGITGGNASTWDLDPVVWRRVVEVNLIGPYLTCRHVVPVMLAQGGGRIVNIASVAGKEGNPNASHYSASKAGLIALTKSLAKETATKGIFVNAITPAVAKTAMFDQMTQAHIDYMLSKIPMGRFLMPAEIAAMVAWLASDDCSFTTGSVFDITGGRSTY; encoded by the coding sequence ATGAACCAAATTGATCTGAAAGGCAAAGTGGCCATCGTCACCGGTGGCGCGCAGGGCATTGGCTACGCCACCTGCGAACGCCTGCTGCAAAGCGGCGCGGCGGTGCACCTGTGGGACATCGACGCCGGCAAGCTGGCCGAAGCGCAAGGCACGCTCAAGGCCCTGGGCCCGGTGAGCGGCCAGGTGGTGGAGCTGACCGACGACGCGGCCGTGGCCCAGGCCACCGCCGCCACCCAGGCACAGTTGGGCCGCATCGACGTGCTGGTGAACAACGCCGGCATCACCGGCGGCAACGCCAGCACCTGGGACCTGGACCCGGTGGTGTGGAGGCGGGTGGTCGAGGTGAACCTGATCGGCCCCTACCTCACCTGCCGCCACGTGGTGCCGGTGATGCTGGCCCAGGGCGGTGGGCGCATCGTGAACATCGCGTCGGTGGCCGGCAAGGAAGGCAACCCCAACGCCAGCCACTACAGCGCCAGCAAGGCCGGCCTGATCGCACTGACCAAGAGCCTGGCCAAGGAAACCGCCACCAAGGGCATCTTCGTCAACGCCATCACCCCGGCGGTGGCCAAGACGGCCATGTTCGACCAGATGACCCAGGCCCACATCGACTACATGCTGTCCAAAATTCCGATGGGCCGCTTCCTGATGCCGGCCGAGATTGCCGCCATGGTGGCCTGGCTGGCCAGCGACGACTGCAGCTTCACCACCGGGTCGGTGTTCGACATCACGGGCGGGCGCTCGACCTACTGA
- a CDS encoding lysine efflux permease (PFAM: LysE type translocator~TIGRFAM: L-lysine exporter), which translates to MTPTTAAWPVFIQGLALSFGLIVAIGAQNAFVLRQGLRREHVGSVVLFCAVADAVFITAGVLGMAQALGSRPDLARALALAGAAFLATYGWRALRRALQANRLTASADGAALGRGAAMAQAAAFTLLNPHVYLDTVLLVGSIGAQQPAPLRAWFVAGASVASLGWFGGLGFGARWLAPWFARPRAWQVLDGLIGATMFVLCALLLRHALLGP; encoded by the coding sequence ATGACCCCGACCACCGCCGCCTGGCCCGTCTTCATCCAGGGCCTGGCCCTGAGCTTCGGGCTGATCGTGGCCATCGGGGCGCAGAACGCCTTCGTGCTGCGCCAGGGCCTGCGGCGTGAACACGTGGGCAGCGTGGTGCTGTTCTGCGCCGTGGCCGATGCCGTGTTCATCACCGCAGGGGTGCTGGGCATGGCCCAGGCCCTGGGCAGCCGCCCGGACCTGGCCCGCGCACTGGCGTTGGCCGGCGCCGCCTTCCTGGCCACGTACGGCTGGCGGGCGCTGCGCCGCGCCCTGCAGGCGAACCGGCTCACGGCGTCCGCCGACGGTGCGGCGCTGGGCCGGGGCGCTGCCATGGCGCAGGCCGCCGCCTTCACGCTGCTGAACCCGCACGTCTACCTGGACACCGTGCTGCTGGTGGGCAGCATCGGCGCCCAGCAGCCGGCGCCGCTGCGGGCCTGGTTCGTGGCCGGCGCCAGCGTCGCCAGCCTGGGCTGGTTCGGTGGGCTTGGCTTCGGGGCGCGCTGGCTGGCGCCCTGGTTTGCCCGGCCCCGGGCCTGGCAAGTGCTGGACGGGCTGATCGGTGCCACCATGTTCGTGCTGTGCGCCCTGTTGCTGCGACACGCGCTGCTCGGGCCTTGA
- a CDS encoding short-chain alcohol dehydrogenase like protein (PFAM: short chain dehydrogenase) produces MINADTFRLDGRLALVTGSSAGIGLALARGLGQAGATVVLNGRDEAKLAASAAALKVEGLTVHQRAFDVCDASAVQAAVADVEANIGAIDILVNNAGLTRRGPFHELSAADWNTVLTTNVDSLFIVGQSVAQRMVPRGRGRIINICSVMSELGRPGTVAYTASKGAVKMLTKGMAIDLGPLGINVNGIGPGYFKTELNAALVADEKFSSWLINRTPSRRWGDVEDLAPAAVFLASDAGRFVNGHILYVDGGVTASL; encoded by the coding sequence ATGATCAACGCCGACACCTTTCGCCTGGATGGTCGCCTGGCACTTGTCACCGGTTCGTCCGCTGGCATCGGACTGGCGCTGGCGCGGGGCCTGGGGCAGGCCGGCGCCACCGTGGTGCTGAACGGGCGCGACGAGGCCAAGCTGGCCGCCAGCGCCGCGGCGCTGAAGGTCGAAGGCCTGACCGTTCACCAGCGTGCCTTCGATGTGTGCGACGCGTCCGCGGTGCAGGCCGCGGTGGCCGATGTGGAAGCGAACATCGGCGCCATCGACATCCTGGTGAACAACGCCGGCCTCACCCGCCGCGGCCCTTTCCATGAGCTGAGCGCCGCCGACTGGAACACCGTGCTCACCACCAACGTGGACAGCCTGTTCATCGTCGGCCAGTCGGTGGCCCAACGCATGGTGCCGCGCGGGCGCGGGCGCATCATCAACATCTGTTCGGTGATGAGCGAACTGGGACGCCCCGGCACCGTGGCCTACACCGCCAGCAAGGGCGCGGTGAAGATGCTCACCAAGGGCATGGCCATCGACCTGGGGCCACTGGGCATCAATGTCAACGGCATCGGCCCAGGCTACTTCAAGACCGAGCTGAACGCCGCGCTGGTGGCGGACGAAAAGTTCAGCAGCTGGCTCATCAACCGCACGCCCAGCCGCCGCTGGGGCGACGTGGAAGACCTGGCCCCCGCGGCCGTGTTCCTGGCCAGCGACGCGGGGCGCTTCGTCAACGGGCATATCCTTTACGTTGATGGCGGTGTCACCGCCAGCCTGTAA
- a CDS encoding transcriptional regulator (PFAM: Bacterial regulatory proteins, gntR family; FCD domain), whose product MAVKNVHGHILDTLGEAIVSGHYGPSGAVPPEAMLCEALGVSRTVVREAIKSLVAKGLVTTGPKVGTRVTPPAQWNWFDPDVVTWQTKAGLTREFLRDVQELRRIIEPAAVRLAADRATPAEIAVIEAAFAGMKDAVENGGDYVRHDLAFHLGLLRACHNRMLVQMSDALGALLRTAVAISTRRPNGPANSLGLHRAVLDAVIERAPQKAERATLALIDSAREDIEAVLASRRKLPSVVKSPNLAPSRPGATAASTQQRAAAPAARSKPVQT is encoded by the coding sequence ATGGCAGTGAAAAACGTTCACGGCCACATCCTGGACACGCTGGGCGAAGCCATCGTGTCCGGGCACTACGGCCCCAGCGGCGCGGTGCCGCCCGAGGCCATGCTGTGCGAAGCGCTCGGCGTGTCGCGCACCGTGGTGCGCGAAGCCATCAAGTCCCTGGTGGCCAAGGGCCTGGTGACCACCGGCCCCAAGGTGGGCACGCGCGTCACGCCGCCGGCGCAATGGAACTGGTTCGACCCCGACGTGGTGACCTGGCAAACCAAGGCCGGCCTCACGCGTGAATTCCTGCGTGACGTGCAGGAGCTGCGTCGCATCATCGAACCGGCCGCCGTGCGCCTGGCCGCCGATCGCGCCACCCCGGCCGAAATCGCTGTCATCGAGGCCGCCTTCGCGGGCATGAAGGACGCGGTGGAAAACGGCGGCGACTACGTGCGCCACGACCTGGCCTTCCACCTGGGCCTGCTGCGCGCCTGCCACAACCGCATGCTGGTGCAGATGAGCGACGCGCTGGGCGCGCTGCTGCGCACCGCAGTGGCCATTTCCACCCGACGCCCGAACGGGCCCGCCAATTCGCTGGGCCTGCACCGCGCGGTGCTGGATGCGGTGATCGAACGCGCGCCTCAGAAGGCCGAACGGGCGACGCTGGCGCTGATCGACAGCGCGCGTGAAGACATTGAAGCCGTGCTGGCGTCCCGCCGCAAACTGCCCAGCGTGGTGAAGTCACCGAACCTGGCGCCGTCCCGCCCCGGCGCCACCGCGGCGTCCACCCAGCAACGGGCCGCCGCTCCGGCGGCGCGCTCCAAACCCGTCCAGACCTGA
- a CDS encoding phosphoglucomutase (PFAM: Phosphoglucomutase/phosphomannomutase, alpha/beta/alpha domain II; Phosphoglucomutase/phosphomannomutase, alpha/beta/alpha domain III; Phosphoglucomutase/phosphomannomutase, C-terminal domain; Phosphoglucomutase/phosphomannomutase, alpha/beta/alpha domain I) yields the protein MSPPAVLSLPTVPIAGMKPGTSGLRKRVAEFAAGNYLANFVQSVFDAVRPGEGFAGLTLVLGGDGRFHNREAIQTVLRMAAANGFARVMVGQDGILSTPAASCVIRGHSAFGGLILSASHNPGGPDGDFGIKFNAANGGPAPEKLTDAIYACTLSITRLLTLDTPDVDIGRLGAVKLGEMVVEVIDPVADYLALMRRLFDFDALRALFASGFSLAFDAMHAVTGPYAHAIFECELGAAPGTVRNGTPLPDFGGHHPDPNLVHAAELHALMMSAQAPDFGAASDGDGDRNLVIGRGIFIPPSDSLAMLAANAQLAPAYAQGLAGVARSMPTSGAVDRVAQALGIPCFETPTGWKFFGNLLDAGRVTLCGEESAGTGSDHVREKDGVWAVLLWLSILAARRQSAIEIAREHWARFGRNYYTRHDHEDLDSQVANGLMRDLTTRIAALAGGTLAGRRVTTADDFSYLDPVDGSLSSHQGLRVVFDDGSRIVYRLSGTGTSGATLRVYIERYEADPAQHGLDTQLALADLVRLADDLAQISQRTGRNAPSVIT from the coding sequence ATGAGCCCCCCCGCCGTTCTCAGCCTGCCCACCGTCCCCATCGCCGGCATGAAGCCCGGCACCAGCGGCCTGCGCAAGCGGGTGGCGGAGTTCGCCGCCGGCAACTACCTGGCCAACTTCGTGCAATCGGTCTTCGACGCGGTGCGCCCGGGCGAAGGCTTTGCCGGCCTGACCCTGGTGCTGGGCGGGGACGGCCGCTTCCACAACCGCGAGGCCATCCAGACCGTGCTGCGCATGGCCGCCGCGAACGGCTTCGCGCGGGTGATGGTGGGCCAGGACGGCATCCTGTCCACGCCCGCGGCGTCCTGCGTGATCCGCGGCCACAGCGCCTTCGGCGGGCTGATCCTGTCGGCCAGCCACAACCCCGGCGGGCCGGACGGCGACTTCGGCATCAAGTTCAACGCGGCCAACGGCGGCCCGGCGCCCGAGAAGCTGACCGACGCCATCTATGCCTGCACCCTGTCCATCACGCGACTGCTGACCCTGGACACGCCCGATGTGGACATTGGCCGCCTGGGCGCGGTGAAGCTGGGCGAGATGGTGGTGGAGGTCATCGACCCGGTGGCCGACTACCTGGCGCTGATGCGCCGCCTGTTCGACTTCGACGCGCTGCGCGCGCTGTTCGCGTCTGGCTTCAGCCTGGCCTTCGACGCCATGCACGCGGTGACCGGCCCTTATGCCCACGCCATTTTCGAGTGCGAACTGGGCGCCGCGCCCGGCACGGTGCGCAACGGCACGCCGCTGCCCGATTTCGGCGGCCACCACCCGGACCCGAACCTGGTGCACGCGGCCGAGCTGCATGCGCTGATGATGTCCGCGCAGGCGCCTGACTTCGGCGCCGCGTCCGACGGCGACGGCGACCGCAACCTGGTCATCGGCCGCGGCATCTTCATCCCGCCGTCGGACTCGCTGGCCATGCTGGCCGCCAATGCGCAACTGGCGCCGGCCTACGCCCAAGGCCTGGCCGGCGTGGCGCGCTCCATGCCCACCAGTGGCGCGGTGGACCGTGTGGCGCAGGCGCTGGGCATCCCCTGCTTCGAAACCCCCACCGGCTGGAAGTTCTTCGGCAACCTGCTGGACGCCGGCCGCGTGACCCTGTGCGGCGAAGAAAGCGCCGGCACCGGCAGCGACCATGTGCGTGAAAAGGACGGCGTGTGGGCCGTGCTGCTGTGGCTGAGCATCCTGGCCGCGCGGCGCCAAAGCGCCATCGAGATCGCGCGCGAACACTGGGCCCGCTTCGGTCGCAACTACTACACCCGGCATGACCACGAGGACCTGGACAGCCAGGTCGCGAACGGCTTGATGAGGGACCTGACCACACGCATCGCCGCCCTGGCCGGCGGCACGCTGGCGGGCCGCCGCGTGACCACCGCCGACGACTTCAGCTACCTGGACCCGGTGGACGGCAGCCTGTCCTCGCACCAGGGCCTGCGCGTGGTGTTCGACGACGGGTCGCGCATCGTCTACCGCCTGTCGGGCACCGGCACCTCGGGCGCCACGCTGCGCGTGTACATCGAACGCTACGAGGCCGACCCGGCCCAGCACGGTCTGGACACCCAGTTGGCCCTGGCCGACCTGGTGCGGCTGGCCGATGACTTGGCACAGATCTCGCAGCGCACTGGCCGCAACGCGCCCAGCGTGATCACCTGA
- a CDS encoding nucleoside-diphosphate-sugar epimerase (PFAM: NAD dependent epimerase/dehydratase family) — protein sequence MKLLITGGAGFVGARLAQSLLARGTLDGQAITELVLTDQAPPRPELVADARVTARTGPLLQQVQALRDEAFDGVFHLASAVSGECETDFDLGLASNLDSTRALLDALRHRVQKLGAAPTKLVFSSSIAVFGPDPAYPFPAQVGDSTLPMPQTSYGTQKLICEHLIADYTRKGFIDGRAARLVTVTVRPGRPNGAASSFFSGIIREPLAGEDAVLPVDDSVQHPVASPQRMVDGLITVYEASREAFVGRSAITLPGLNVTVRQMLDALEKVAGPAVRARVKPQRDERIAGIVANWPKGVVTPRANALGLQADASFEDIIRAYIADNAANPGALKGMQ from the coding sequence ATGAAACTGCTCATCACCGGCGGCGCCGGCTTTGTCGGGGCCCGGCTGGCGCAAAGCCTGCTGGCGCGCGGCACGCTGGACGGCCAAGCCATCACCGAACTGGTGCTCACCGACCAGGCCCCGCCGCGGCCCGAACTGGTGGCCGATGCGCGGGTGACCGCCCGCACCGGGCCGCTGCTGCAGCAGGTGCAGGCGCTGCGCGACGAAGCCTTCGACGGTGTGTTCCACCTGGCTTCCGCCGTGTCGGGCGAATGCGAGACCGATTTCGACCTGGGCCTGGCCAGCAACCTGGACAGCACCCGCGCCCTGCTGGACGCGCTGCGCCACCGCGTGCAGAAGCTGGGTGCGGCGCCCACCAAGCTGGTGTTTTCCAGCTCCATCGCGGTGTTCGGCCCCGACCCCGCCTACCCCTTCCCGGCCCAGGTGGGCGACAGCACCCTGCCGATGCCGCAAACCAGCTACGGCACGCAAAAGCTCATCTGCGAACACCTCATCGCCGACTACACCCGCAAGGGCTTCATCGACGGCCGCGCGGCGCGCCTGGTCACGGTCACGGTGCGCCCGGGCCGGCCCAATGGCGCGGCCAGCAGCTTCTTCAGCGGCATCATCCGCGAGCCCCTGGCCGGTGAAGACGCGGTGCTGCCGGTGGACGACAGCGTGCAGCACCCGGTGGCCAGCCCGCAGCGCATGGTGGACGGCCTGATCACGGTGTACGAAGCCAGCCGCGAAGCCTTCGTGGGCCGCAGCGCCATCACCCTGCCAGGCCTGAATGTCACGGTGCGCCAGATGCTGGACGCACTGGAAAAGGTGGCCGGCCCGGCGGTGCGGGCGCGCGTGAAGCCGCAGCGCGACGAGCGCATCGCCGGCATCGTGGCCAACTGGCCCAAAGGCGTGGTCACGCCGCGCGCCAACGCGCTGGGCCTGCAGGCTGACGCCAGTTTCGAAGACATCATCCGCGCCTACATCGCCGACAACGCGGCGAACCCCGGTGCCCTGAAAGGCATGCAATGA
- a CDS encoding carbohydrate kinase, thermoresistant glucokinase family (PFAM: Shikimate kinase~TIGRFAM: carbohydrate kinase, thermoresistant glucokinase family), whose amino-acid sequence MTAPRVVVMGVSGCGKSTVGRALARTLGVHYVEGDELHPAANVQRMAAGIPLTDADRHGWLVDVGQQLANATAQERGVVVACSALKRGYRDLLRAAAPDLRLVHLQGDEATLSQRLATRQGHYMPASLLHSQLLTLQPPEADEAALVLDIQAPAEQLAAQAALWLKDTPA is encoded by the coding sequence ATGACAGCGCCCCGCGTGGTGGTGATGGGTGTCTCGGGCTGCGGCAAGAGCACCGTCGGCCGCGCCCTGGCCCGCACGCTGGGTGTGCACTATGTCGAGGGCGATGAACTGCACCCTGCCGCCAACGTGCAGCGCATGGCCGCCGGCATACCGCTTACCGATGCCGACCGCCACGGCTGGCTGGTGGACGTGGGCCAGCAGCTGGCCAATGCCACCGCGCAGGAACGCGGCGTGGTGGTGGCCTGCTCGGCCCTGAAGCGTGGCTACCGCGACCTGCTGCGTGCCGCCGCGCCCGACCTGCGCCTGGTGCACCTGCAGGGCGACGAAGCCACGCTGTCGCAACGCCTGGCCACGCGCCAGGGCCACTACATGCCGGCCTCGCTGCTGCACAGCCAGTTGTTGACCCTGCAGCCGCCCGAAGCCGACGAAGCCGCCCTGGTGCTGGACATCCAGGCCCCCGCAGAACAGCTGGCCGCCCAGGCCGCGTTGTGGTTGAAGGACACCCCCGCATGA